In Triticum urartu cultivar G1812 chromosome 6, Tu2.1, whole genome shotgun sequence, the following proteins share a genomic window:
- the LOC125516037 gene encoding zinc finger CCCH domain-containing protein 45-like, which produces MDGDGSLRFDFEDDVDASSAGSGSASSEAPILAVGGPSRGRGHGSIEMDGDEDSLRFDFEDGLDAAGAGTESSAWPFEAPIPSAGGPSHGPGSRSIQMDGDEGSLRFDIEDYLDSVAAGSGSDEEIPECRMFSVGFCLNGSNCKCMHVKLPGSPPVQEVLQKFQQTNAYNYGSSSTTYQPRDNNCKQKAKPQVQHESVLKNQNLAVNATLVPQQPAAQHVQTANPPPHLQQQQNAQVQGVHNGSSIQKLPQLQAHFHKGNQGGSF; this is translated from the exons ATggacggcgacggcagcctccgCTTCGACTTCGAGGACGACGTCGACGCTTCGAGCGCTGGATCCGGCTCCGCGTCCTCGGAAGCCCCCATCCTCGCCGTGGGAGGGCCGTCCCGTGGCCGCGGCCACGGAAGCATCGAAATGGACGGCGACGAGGACAGCCTCCGCTTCGACTTCGAGGACGGCCTCGACGCGGCCGGCGCTGGCACCGAATCCTCGGCCTGGCCCTTCGAAGCCCCCATCCCCTCCGCTGGAGGGCCGTCCCATGGCCCTGGCAGCCGCAGCATCCAAATGGACGGCGACGAGGGCAGCCTCCGCTTCGACATCGAGGACTACCTCGACTCCGTCGCCGCTGGATCCGGCTCCGACGAGGAGATCCCGGAGTGCAGAAT GTTTAGCGTGGGCTTTTGCCTTAATGGATCTAATTGCAAGTGCATGCATGTTAAGCTACCTGGGTCGCCTCCTGTTCAAGAAGTCCTCCAGAAGTTTCAACAGACGAATGCCTATAACTATGGTTCATCAAGCACAACTTATCAGCCTAGAGATAATAACTGTAAGCAGAAGGCGAAACCTCAAGTCCAGCATGAGTCGGTGCTGAAGAACCAAAATTTGGCTGTAAATGCTACTCTTGTACCACAACAACCTGCTGCTCAGCATGTGCAGACAGCAAATCCACCACCACACCTACAGCAGCAGCAAAATGCTCAGGTTCAAGGTGTCCATAATGGGTCATCTATCCAAAAACTACCGCAACTGCAAGCCCACTTCCACAAGGGCAATCAAGGTGGGAGCTTCTAG